A portion of the Calothrix sp. 336/3 genome contains these proteins:
- a CDS encoding phycobiliprotein lyase, with protein sequence MNIQEFFELSAGKWFSHRTSHHHTFKQSEDGKSTIIIENLTKEHPEVIRLCQKYDIAPQLALCGAKVSWDNVMELSKAKRQANKLFVVIPDENHPQTGKLIEETNATEQTPVIGKYELGSDEAFTITIEQETITLEERLWFASPNLRMRVSVIKCPNGFSMSSFSSEIRMGGTAPAKTSEAANTAAN encoded by the coding sequence ATGAATATTCAAGAGTTTTTTGAATTAAGTGCAGGTAAGTGGTTTTCCCATCGCACAAGCCACCACCACACTTTTAAACAATCAGAAGATGGTAAATCCACCATCATCATCGAAAACCTGACAAAAGAGCATCCAGAAGTCATCAGGCTCTGCCAAAAATATGATATCGCCCCCCAGCTGGCTTTATGTGGTGCAAAAGTTTCCTGGGATAATGTCATGGAATTAAGTAAAGCCAAACGGCAAGCTAATAAGCTGTTCGTTGTCATACCCGATGAGAATCATCCCCAGACAGGTAAATTAATAGAAGAAACAAACGCTACAGAGCAAACCCCCGTTATTGGTAAGTATGAATTGGGTAGTGATGAAGCATTCACTATCACCATAGAACAGGAAACAATCACTTTAGAAGAAAGACTTTGGTTTGCTAGCCCAAATCTACGGATGCGGGTAAGTGTTATTAAATGCCCTAACGGTTTCAGTATGTCATCCTTCAGTTCTGAGATTCGTATGGGTGGTACCGCACCAGCGAAAACTTCAGAAGCAGCAAATACCGCAGCTAATTAG
- a CDS encoding HEAT repeat domain-containing protein, whose translation MAIPSLEEISAQLESPNLRDRMVALASLRNIPASDALPLIKKVLNDESIQLRSMAIFALGIKQTPESYPLLVRILETDPDYGIRADAAGALGYLEDTRAFEVLSRAFYEDTDWLVRFSAAVALGNIKDPRAKEVLYQALESQEVVIQQAAIAALGELKDINAVEKILCFAQSDDWLVRQRLAETLGSLPTSKSISALKYLAKDSNPNVAASATISLQRLDSDNK comes from the coding sequence ATGGCAATTCCCAGCTTAGAGGAAATTTCCGCTCAACTAGAAAGTCCAAATTTGCGCGATCGCATGGTTGCCCTGGCATCTTTACGCAATATTCCGGCATCGGATGCCCTACCTTTAATTAAAAAGGTGTTAAACGATGAATCTATCCAACTGCGATCGATGGCAATATTTGCTCTCGGAATTAAACAAACCCCAGAATCCTATCCTCTGCTAGTCAGGATTTTGGAAACCGATCCCGATTATGGTATCCGTGCTGATGCGGCGGGTGCTTTAGGATACTTAGAAGACACTAGAGCCTTTGAAGTGCTATCACGGGCATTTTACGAAGATACAGATTGGTTAGTCCGTTTCAGTGCTGCCGTTGCTCTTGGTAACATTAAAGACCCTCGTGCTAAGGAAGTTCTCTACCAAGCTTTAGAGAGTCAGGAAGTCGTCATCCAACAAGCAGCGATCGCCGCCCTCGGAGAGCTTAAAGACATAAATGCAGTGGAAAAAATTCTGTGCTTTGCCCAATCAGATGATTGGTTAGTACGGCAAAGACTTGCAGAAACCTTGGGTTCTCTCCCTACAAGCAAAAGCATTTCTGCTTTGAAATATCTGGCAAAAGATAGTAACCCCAATGTCGCTGCATCTGCCACTATCTCCTTACAACGCTTGGACAGTGACAATAAATAA
- a CDS encoding calcium-binding protein, giving the protein MVYKYIYGTSGNDNIKLGNEKYIVFAGEGNNSILTGNGDDYIYAGAGDDVIFAGNGNNKVYAAEGRNRVTTGSGHDVIYTGAGDDVIAAGNGNNQIYAGEGRNFVTAGNGNDLIYTGAGDDLIYAGNGNNTIYAAEGRNGVVTGNGNDLIYTGAGDDLIYAGNGNNTIYAAEGRNGVVTGNGNDLIYTGAGDDYIVAGAGDDKIYAAEGNNIIAAGTGKDIVYVGSGKNQFIFDGGFGAVTVYGFGADDLISLGMGIASNTQLKFTISGNDTFVSAGNDLLATLKDIKLTGGNIVPLPAPIPTITA; this is encoded by the coding sequence ATGGTATATAAATATATTTATGGAACCAGTGGTAACGATAATATCAAGTTAGGAAATGAAAAATATATTGTTTTTGCTGGTGAAGGGAATAACAGTATATTAACTGGCAATGGTGATGATTATATCTATGCCGGTGCAGGGGATGATGTGATTTTTGCAGGCAATGGTAATAATAAAGTCTATGCCGCAGAGGGTAGAAATCGTGTCACCACAGGTAGCGGTCATGATGTCATTTATACTGGGGCTGGGGATGATGTGATTGCTGCTGGTAATGGTAATAACCAGATTTATGCTGGAGAGGGTAGAAATTTTGTCACCGCCGGAAATGGGAATGACTTAATTTATACAGGTGCTGGTGATGACCTGATTTACGCTGGTAATGGCAATAATACAATTTACGCCGCAGAGGGTAGAAACGGTGTTGTGACTGGCAATGGCAATGACTTAATCTATACAGGTGCGGGTGATGACCTGATTTATGCTGGTAATGGTAACAATACAATTTACGCCGCAGAGGGTAGAAACGGTGTTGTGACTGGCAATGGCAATGACTTAATCTATACAGGTGCGGGTGATGATTATATAGTTGCCGGTGCGGGTGATGACAAGATTTATGCTGCGGAAGGAAATAATATTATTGCTGCGGGAACTGGTAAGGATATAGTTTATGTCGGTAGTGGCAAAAACCAATTTATCTTCGATGGGGGTTTTGGTGCTGTCACCGTCTATGGTTTTGGTGCAGATGATTTGATTAGTTTAGGTATGGGAATTGCCTCTAATACCCAGCTGAAGTTTACAATTAGCGGTAATGATACCTTTGTGAGTGCAGGTAATGACCTGTTGGCAACACTCAAAGATATTAAATTAACTGGGGGAAACATTGTACCCTTACCAGCACCAATTCCCACCATCACTGCTTAG
- a CDS encoding thermonuclease family protein: protein MRRIIIFACVLLLTGCQGQKKLSDNIKVQVQIAQVVSGNTIEVMGMGNQPTLVSQVRLLGIDAPDLQQTPWGNNAKERLQALINGQTVMLEFDLEGKDKFGRTLAYVWQDKVLLNEQLVKEGQALFVGRSPNHKYDKSLEKAQQWARLMGEGIWNPEKPMRTSPAEFRRQR, encoded by the coding sequence ATGAGAAGAATTATTATTTTTGCTTGCGTATTGCTATTAACAGGTTGTCAAGGGCAGAAAAAATTATCAGATAATATCAAAGTGCAGGTACAAATTGCCCAGGTAGTCAGTGGTAACACCATAGAAGTCATGGGTATGGGAAATCAACCCACCTTAGTTTCCCAGGTACGATTATTAGGGATTGATGCACCTGATTTGCAACAAACTCCTTGGGGAAATAATGCCAAGGAACGTTTACAAGCATTAATTAATGGTCAAACGGTGATGTTAGAGTTTGACTTGGAAGGTAAGGATAAATTTGGACGGACTCTTGCCTATGTTTGGCAGGATAAAGTCCTATTGAATGAGCAATTAGTTAAGGAAGGACAAGCTTTATTTGTGGGGCGATCGCCGAACCATAAATATGACAAATCCTTGGAAAAAGCCCAGCAATGGGCAAGACTCATGGGAGAAGGAATTTGGAACCCCGAAAAACCTATGCGGACATCTCCTGCGGAATTTCGTAGACAAAGGTAA
- a CDS encoding 2Fe-2S iron-sulfur cluster-binding protein, producing MSSTYTVQVRDRAQGTEYSLEVPADRYILHSCEKQGAELPFSCRNGACTTCAVRVIAGDIYQPEAVGLSPELREKGYALLCVSYARSNLIVETQDEDEVYELQFGRHFARGRVRFGLPLDED from the coding sequence ATGTCCTCTACATATACAGTTCAAGTCCGCGATCGCGCTCAAGGAACCGAATACAGTCTCGAAGTTCCCGCAGATAGGTATATTCTTCATAGCTGCGAGAAACAAGGAGCAGAGCTACCATTTTCCTGTCGTAACGGTGCTTGCACCACTTGCGCGGTGCGGGTGATAGCAGGAGACATTTACCAACCGGAAGCGGTGGGACTCTCTCCAGAGCTGCGAGAAAAGGGTTATGCTCTGTTGTGTGTCAGCTATGCCCGTTCTAACTTAATTGTGGAGACTCAGGACGAAGACGAAGTCTATGAACTACAATTTGGTCGTCACTTCGCTAGGGGTAGAGTACGTTTTGGTTTACCCTTAGATGAGGATTAG
- a CDS encoding 26S protease regulatory subunit: protein MSYTTYLNSIKNELLRTGKSKKSLRVKTIMEQFGYQRRSQAFIDDFNTNLDNLGLCAEPLFDLYIPLDTKINISVKGVKISEEVAPSEANSQKLRKSIPVKHDFFYYLFDFGSEQEYERFQSCLDSSQPIGIFLIPQSADFFSDIVVKILNYELIRKFQYAGGYDIPTLSIKQFPTNILQSDDESENEKINPLQGANIFHFYSSTMTSVILGNTGLELLDSEKFDEQFEQISLAVNKYNSTQSFILFHCPSLSEIQSQQKEDSLGHLVDKVASKIPFTFTLRCKYEQEISIENKEDILAHFRLLLELPDYTTDEDDISLLNYFLELQKAQIQAESQLLLKIKPEHLYHLKWEGESSEYIYLKYFAIKTLENLGYELSHIGCDVELNSQSEENTDEETDEEEECQSETVEVYVKNKIVVEIETLKYQDVADNNLFFDMIKRILRKSRVWSNQLESVWLVVPGFEIARNYYQLKKTQEILEYKLREYYGANFQVVVMTPDYEKHQLVPVSFATIDYPTFEYKVRKNTTRKILPVVKQVELDFSQVKGLSEEKDKLNKLLKLQSKGHKNAIGGILFYGLPGCGKTLLANAFANESGRYFFKFSPADIISMWIGQSQKNIRDIFVQAKKKAPSVLFIDELDSIGFSRNEDGAHTDQKATINQLLIELNNIKDSDVIVIAATNYLSGIDSALKRSGRLDWKIPIFPPNQEERADLFQHYLSQINVNKTVNFEILAEKSARFTSSDIELVCREVNNAILLEEISSYLTTSDVITYIHNLQDGGLSLNQEQVKDFLDECKRLSVKNSKLETLKLEWQLEES, encoded by the coding sequence ATGTCCTATACAACCTATTTAAACTCCATTAAAAATGAACTCTTAAGAACTGGTAAATCAAAAAAAAGCTTACGAGTTAAAACCATCATGGAACAGTTTGGCTATCAACGGAGAAGTCAGGCATTTATAGATGATTTTAATACTAATTTGGATAATTTAGGACTTTGTGCCGAACCACTTTTTGACTTATATATTCCCCTGGATACCAAAATTAATATATCTGTCAAAGGTGTAAAAATTTCTGAAGAGGTAGCTCCATCGGAAGCAAATTCTCAAAAGCTGAGGAAATCAATCCCAGTTAAGCATGATTTCTTTTACTATTTATTTGATTTTGGTTCTGAGCAAGAATATGAGCGTTTTCAATCTTGTTTAGATTCTAGCCAACCTATAGGAATTTTTCTGATTCCTCAATCAGCAGATTTTTTCTCGGACATTGTTGTCAAAATATTAAATTATGAATTAATTAGAAAATTCCAATATGCAGGTGGTTATGACATTCCCACTTTATCTATCAAACAGTTTCCTACTAATATTCTGCAATCAGATGATGAGAGTGAAAATGAGAAAATAAACCCCCTTCAAGGAGCAAATATTTTTCATTTCTATTCTTCAACAATGACGAGTGTTATTCTGGGTAATACAGGCTTAGAATTGCTGGATTCAGAGAAATTCGATGAGCAATTTGAACAAATATCTCTAGCAGTTAATAAATACAATTCTACACAATCATTTATCTTATTTCACTGTCCATCATTATCAGAAATACAATCTCAACAAAAAGAAGATTCTCTGGGACATTTAGTCGATAAAGTTGCGAGTAAAATTCCCTTCACTTTTACCCTAAGATGTAAATATGAGCAAGAAATATCGATTGAGAATAAAGAAGATATATTAGCTCACTTTCGTCTCTTGCTAGAGCTACCTGATTACACCACAGATGAAGATGATATCTCTCTACTAAATTATTTTTTAGAACTTCAAAAAGCTCAGATTCAAGCTGAATCACAATTGTTGTTGAAGATAAAACCGGAACACCTTTATCATCTGAAATGGGAAGGAGAAAGTAGTGAGTATATTTATCTCAAATACTTTGCGATTAAAACCTTAGAAAATTTAGGGTATGAATTATCCCATATAGGTTGTGATGTAGAGTTAAATTCCCAAAGTGAAGAAAATACAGATGAGGAAACTGACGAAGAGGAAGAATGTCAAAGTGAAACCGTCGAAGTCTATGTCAAAAATAAGATTGTTGTAGAAATAGAAACCCTCAAATATCAAGATGTAGCGGATAATAATCTATTCTTTGATATGATTAAGAGGATTTTAAGAAAATCTCGTGTATGGTCAAACCAGTTAGAAAGTGTTTGGTTAGTAGTACCCGGATTTGAAATTGCTCGCAACTATTATCAATTGAAAAAAACCCAAGAAATCCTAGAATATAAATTACGAGAATATTATGGTGCAAATTTTCAAGTTGTTGTCATGACTCCAGATTATGAAAAGCACCAGTTAGTCCCAGTTTCATTTGCAACAATTGATTATCCTACCTTTGAATATAAGGTGAGGAAAAACACCACAAGAAAGATTCTCCCTGTTGTCAAGCAAGTAGAACTTGATTTTAGTCAAGTCAAAGGACTCAGTGAGGAAAAAGATAAATTAAATAAACTACTTAAGTTACAATCCAAAGGTCATAAAAATGCCATAGGCGGTATTTTGTTCTATGGATTACCTGGATGTGGTAAAACATTACTAGCCAATGCATTTGCCAACGAATCAGGGCGATATTTCTTTAAGTTTTCCCCTGCTGATATTATCAGTATGTGGATAGGTCAGAGTCAGAAAAATATTCGAGATATTTTTGTTCAAGCTAAGAAAAAAGCTCCTTCTGTTTTGTTTATAGATGAGTTAGATAGTATTGGTTTTAGTCGGAACGAAGATGGTGCGCACACTGACCAAAAAGCAACAATTAATCAATTATTAATTGAGCTAAATAATATTAAAGATAGTGATGTAATAGTGATTGCTGCGACTAATTACTTAAGTGGAATTGATAGTGCTTTGAAACGCTCCGGTAGGTTAGATTGGAAAATTCCCATTTTTCCACCCAACCAAGAAGAGAGAGCCGATTTATTTCAACACTATTTATCGCAAATCAATGTAAATAAAACAGTAAATTTTGAAATTTTAGCCGAGAAAAGTGCGAGATTTACATCATCTGATATTGAGTTAGTCTGTCGAGAAGTTAATAATGCTATCTTACTAGAAGAGATAAGTTCATATCTGACGACTTCTGATGTGATTACTTACATTCATAATCTCCAAGATGGTGGTTTAAGTCTCAATCAAGAGCAGGTGAAAGATTTCTTGGATGAGTGTAAGAGATTGAGTGTCAAGAATTCTAAATTGGAAACCCTAAAATTAGAATGGCAGCTTGAGGAATCATAG
- a CDS encoding DUF1634 domain-containing protein has translation MFKLNSQQLITSAPEKGTVIHLPLASPNPAETPAPQISENSQLLKTLLSGLLKYGVLIASSVVLFGGILYLVKHGRETAEYHFFQGEPSQFRSPTGAIAAAASGSYRGIIQVGLLLLIAIPILRVIISLLIFLKQRHWIYVTITTLVLTALMYSLLAAYF, from the coding sequence ATGTTTAAATTAAATTCTCAGCAGTTAATTACTTCTGCTCCAGAAAAGGGTACAGTTATTCACCTACCCCTAGCATCCCCAAATCCCGCAGAAACTCCCGCACCACAGATATCGGAAAATTCCCAACTCCTAAAAACTTTACTCAGTGGTTTACTCAAATATGGTGTATTAATCGCCAGTAGTGTAGTTTTATTTGGTGGTATCCTTTACCTGGTAAAACATGGTAGGGAAACAGCAGAGTATCATTTTTTCCAGGGTGAACCGAGTCAGTTTCGCTCTCCCACGGGGGCGATCGCCGCAGCCGCATCAGGTAGTTACCGTGGTATCATTCAGGTGGGATTATTATTGTTAATCGCTATTCCAATTCTGCGAGTCATCATCTCTTTATTGATATTTCTCAAACAGCGTCACTGGATTTATGTCACCATTACCACCCTGGTATTAACAGCTCTGATGTACAGTTTACTAGCAGCTTATTTTTGA
- the nagA gene encoding N-acetylglucosamine-6-phosphate deacetylase, protein MTSITITTPLDIINARIPGESELQMLLVNRQGIIEKILPMTTIFKRVPASDLQVLDVGGDWISLGGVDLQINGTLGLAFPELNAENRQMLPKICEYLWNLGVDGFLPTLVTTSVENIQRSLSIFADFMAKPTPGAQILGIHLEGPFLNYQKRGAHPAEYLLPLSIPEVKRVLGDYADIVKIITLAPELDSTAAVIPYLRSLGITVSLGHSQATAQQAQEAFAGGATMVTHAFNAMPPLHHREPGLLGAAITHPGVMCGLIADGQHVCQTMLDILLRSSGGTQGAFLVSDALSPLGLADGIYPWDSRQIEVKNGTARLADGTLSGTTLPLLVGVQNLVKWGICDVESAISLGTTAPRQAIGCSKSLTGVDAKQLVRWHFSESDRQLNYQRCL, encoded by the coding sequence ATGACCAGCATCACAATCACAACCCCCCTGGATATCATAAATGCCAGAATTCCAGGAGAATCAGAATTACAAATGTTGCTAGTGAATCGTCAAGGGATAATTGAGAAAATCTTGCCGATGACGACTATTTTTAAACGAGTACCAGCAAGTGACTTGCAAGTATTAGATGTCGGTGGTGATTGGATTTCCCTCGGTGGTGTGGATTTACAGATTAACGGTACTTTGGGTTTAGCTTTTCCAGAATTAAATGCCGAAAATCGCCAGATGTTACCCAAAATCTGCGAATATCTCTGGAATCTGGGAGTTGATGGCTTTTTACCCACCCTAGTCACCACATCAGTAGAAAATATTCAGCGATCGCTCTCCATCTTCGCTGATTTCATGGCAAAACCTACCCCAGGAGCGCAAATACTCGGTATTCACTTAGAAGGACCATTTTTAAATTACCAGAAAAGGGGCGCTCACCCTGCCGAATATCTCCTACCCCTAAGCATTCCAGAAGTTAAACGAGTTCTCGGTGACTACGCAGATATAGTTAAAATTATCACCCTTGCCCCCGAATTAGACTCCACCGCAGCAGTCATTCCCTATCTACGCTCCCTCGGTATCACTGTCAGTTTAGGACATTCCCAAGCCACCGCCCAGCAGGCACAAGAAGCTTTTGCTGGTGGTGCAACGATGGTGACTCATGCTTTCAATGCTATGCCACCTCTACACCATCGGGAACCGGGGTTACTAGGAGCTGCTATTACCCATCCAGGAGTTATGTGTGGCTTGATTGCCGATGGGCAACATGTCTGCCAAACTATGTTAGATATATTACTGCGTTCAAGTGGTGGTACTCAGGGAGCATTTTTAGTTAGTGACGCTCTGTCACCCTTGGGTTTAGCCGATGGCATTTACCCCTGGGATAGTCGGCAAATTGAGGTCAAAAATGGCACAGCGAGACTTGCCGATGGAACCCTCTCAGGAACAACTTTACCCCTGTTGGTAGGAGTACAAAACTTAGTTAAATGGGGTATTTGTGATGTAGAATCAGCCATATCCCTAGGAACAACTGCACCACGACAAGCCATAGGCTGCTCCAAAAGTCTGACTGGTGTTGATGCCAAGCAGTTAGTCAGGTGGCATTTTTCTGAATCAGATAGGCAATTAAATTACCAGAGATGCTTGTAG
- a CDS encoding NfeD family protein → MSSAMSIWLIIGTGLCLTELFFPTAFVTLMMGLSAFAVALMSGILGKLWLQVVAWAVISMVLVFMSQRLLPKPRRQKKSPDAVIAETLSEIPPGKPGRVLYEGNSWRARCDDEKLHIAAHELVYVVRREGTTLIIMPQSVLHG, encoded by the coding sequence ATGTCAAGCGCGATGTCGATTTGGTTAATTATCGGAACAGGGCTATGTTTGACTGAGTTATTCTTTCCGACAGCGTTTGTCACATTGATGATGGGTTTGAGTGCTTTTGCAGTGGCACTGATGTCGGGAATATTAGGAAAACTCTGGTTACAAGTTGTGGCGTGGGCGGTAATTTCCATGGTACTGGTTTTTATGTCCCAGCGTTTACTACCAAAACCACGCCGACAGAAAAAAAGTCCAGATGCAGTCATAGCAGAAACCCTGAGCGAAATTCCTCCAGGAAAACCTGGGAGAGTTTTATATGAAGGAAATTCTTGGCGGGCAAGATGCGACGATGAAAAATTGCACATTGCTGCTCACGAACTCGTTTACGTTGTGCGACGGGAAGGTACAACTTTAATAATTATGCCCCAGAGTGTTCTGCATGGGTAA
- a CDS encoding SPFH domain-containing protein: MEGVYFLISLIFGGSVLASTVKVINQGDEALVERLGSYNKKLEPGLNFVAPFLDKVVYKQTIREKVLDIPPQQCITRDNVGITADAVVYWRIVDMEKAYYKVENLQSAMVNLVLTQIRAEMGQLELDETFTARSQINETLLHELDVATDPWGVKVTRVELRDIVPSQAVRESMELQMSAERRKRAAILTSEGDRESAVNSARGKADAQILDAEARQKSVVLAAEAEQKAIILKAEAERQQQVLKAQAVAESADIISQKIKSDPTTKQALEVLLALGYLDMASIIGKSDSSKVMFMDPRTIPATLEGIRSIAGDTATDSSGILSQPKFPNNNLS; encoded by the coding sequence ATGGAAGGCGTATATTTTTTAATTTCGTTAATATTTGGTGGTTCGGTATTAGCAAGTACAGTTAAAGTAATTAACCAAGGTGATGAAGCTTTGGTGGAACGCTTGGGAAGTTATAACAAGAAACTAGAACCGGGTTTAAATTTTGTCGCTCCATTTTTGGATAAAGTCGTTTATAAGCAAACAATTCGGGAGAAAGTTTTAGATATCCCTCCCCAACAATGTATTACCCGCGATAACGTGGGGATTACAGCTGATGCTGTCGTCTATTGGCGCATCGTCGATATGGAGAAGGCTTATTATAAGGTGGAAAATCTCCAGTCAGCCATGGTGAATTTGGTATTAACCCAGATTCGTGCAGAGATGGGACAATTAGAACTCGACGAAACATTTACAGCGCGATCGCAGATTAATGAGACACTATTACACGAATTGGATGTAGCCACTGATCCCTGGGGTGTGAAAGTTACACGGGTAGAATTACGGGATATCGTACCTTCCCAAGCGGTGCGCGAATCTATGGAATTACAAATGTCTGCTGAACGTCGCAAACGCGCAGCTATTCTCACCTCCGAGGGCGATCGCGAATCTGCTGTTAACTCTGCTCGTGGTAAAGCTGATGCTCAAATTTTAGACGCGGAAGCACGGCAAAAATCTGTGGTTTTAGCTGCGGAAGCGGAGCAAAAAGCCATTATCTTAAAAGCCGAAGCTGAACGTCAACAACAGGTACTCAAAGCCCAAGCTGTTGCTGAGTCTGCTGATATTATCTCCCAAAAAATCAAAAGTGACCCCACCACCAAACAAGCTTTAGAAGTTTTATTGGCATTGGGTTATCTTGATATGGCTTCCATCATTGGTAAGAGTGATAGCAGCAAAGTCATGTTTATGGATCCTCGCACAATTCCCGCTACCCTAGAAGGAATCCGTTCCATTGCTGGAGATACCGCAACCGATAGTAGTGGAATTCTATCTCAGCCCAAGTTCCCTAACAATAATCTCAGCTAA
- a CDS encoding DM13 domain-containing protein, translating into MKFQNLVMVSLVSLVMFSCVKEVSSTETNVVAKSPDNSVIQTAKVEQSATSKTGNFVSGEHETKGIVRIRMKNGKSFVELDKSFKTSTSGPDLVVILHRSDNVIGSTKPPSHALKKGDYVVLSRLKKFNGAQSYAIPNTINVADYKSVVIWCRKFNATFGAAKLSNG; encoded by the coding sequence ATGAAATTTCAAAATTTAGTGATGGTGAGTCTGGTATCCTTGGTAATGTTTAGCTGTGTAAAGGAAGTGAGTTCGACTGAAACTAACGTTGTGGCTAAATCTCCAGATAATTCTGTCATTCAGACTGCAAAAGTGGAACAGTCAGCTACTAGTAAGACTGGTAATTTTGTTTCTGGAGAACATGAAACGAAGGGGATAGTTAGGATTAGAATGAAAAATGGCAAGTCCTTTGTTGAGCTTGATAAATCATTTAAAACTTCCACATCTGGTCCTGATTTAGTTGTAATTCTACATCGTTCAGATAATGTAATTGGTTCTACGAAACCCCCATCCCATGCATTGAAGAAGGGGGATTACGTGGTTTTGAGTCGCTTGAAAAAATTTAATGGCGCTCAAAGTTATGCTATTCCTAACACAATCAATGTCGCAGATTATAAGTCTGTGGTGATTTGGTGTCGTAAGTTTAATGCAACTTTCGGTGCTGCAAAGTTAAGTAATGGGTAG
- the acsF gene encoding magnesium-protoporphyrin IX monomethyl ester (oxidative) cyclase — translation MVDSLKKPGFEELRPGIKVPAQETLLTPRFYTTDFDAMAKMDISVNEDELLAILEEFRADYNRHHFVRDAEFEQSWDHIDGDTRRLFVEFLERSCTAEFSGFLLYKELSRRLKDKSPVLAECFNLMSRDEARHAGFLNKALSDFNMSLDLGFLTKSRKYTFFEPKFIFYATYLSEKIGYWRYITIYRHLEAHPEDRVYPIFRWFENWCQDENRHGDFFDAVMKAQPQMLNDWKARLWCRFFLLSVFATMYLNDIQRKDFYATLGLDAREYDIHVIEKTNETAGRVFPVMLDVNNPEFYNRLDVCIKNNEKLTAIANSNTPKVVQLFQKLPYYVSNGWQCLKLYLMKPIDTAIAEGSVR, via the coding sequence ATGGTAGATTCCCTAAAAAAACCAGGCTTTGAAGAATTGCGCCCAGGGATTAAAGTCCCCGCGCAGGAAACTCTGCTAACTCCCCGGTTCTACACCACCGACTTTGATGCGATGGCGAAGATGGATATCTCCGTCAACGAAGACGAGTTACTGGCTATCCTGGAAGAATTCCGGGCAGACTATAATCGTCACCATTTTGTTCGGGATGCGGAATTTGAGCAATCCTGGGATCATATTGACGGGGATACTCGCCGCTTATTTGTAGAATTTCTGGAACGTTCCTGTACAGCAGAGTTCTCCGGATTCTTGCTGTATAAAGAATTGAGCCGCCGTCTCAAGGACAAAAGCCCTGTTTTAGCAGAATGCTTTAATTTGATGTCACGGGATGAAGCGCGTCATGCAGGTTTTCTAAACAAAGCTTTGTCTGACTTCAATATGTCCCTAGACTTGGGCTTTTTAACCAAGAGCCGGAAGTATACCTTTTTTGAACCGAAATTTATTTTCTACGCCACCTATTTATCTGAAAAGATTGGTTACTGGCGTTACATCACCATTTATCGTCATTTGGAAGCGCATCCAGAAGACAGAGTTTACCCAATTTTCCGGTGGTTTGAGAACTGGTGTCAGGATGAGAACCGTCATGGTGACTTCTTTGATGCGGTGATGAAAGCTCAACCCCAGATGCTCAATGACTGGAAAGCACGTCTATGGTGTCGCTTCTTCCTGTTGTCGGTATTTGCCACTATGTATCTCAACGACATCCAACGTAAAGATTTCTATGCAACCCTCGGCTTGGATGCACGGGAATATGATATTCATGTGATTGAGAAGACTAACGAAACTGCTGGTCGTGTCTTCCCAGTGATGTTGGATGTAAACAATCCAGAGTTTTACAATCGCTTGGATGTATGCATCAAGAATAATGAGAAATTGACAGCGATCGCCAACTCCAACACTCCCAAAGTAGTACAGTTGTTCCAGAAGTTGCCCTACTACGTTTCTAATGGTTGGCAATGTTTGAAGCTATACCTGATGAAACCCATTGACACGGCGATCGCCGAAGGTTCAGTGCGTTAA